A portion of the Phocoena sinus isolate mPhoSin1 chromosome 9, mPhoSin1.pri, whole genome shotgun sequence genome contains these proteins:
- the YKT6 gene encoding synaptobrevin homolog YKT6 isoform X1, with protein sequence MRLYSLSVLYKGDAKAVLLKAAYDVSSFSFFQRSSVQEFMTFTSQLIVERSSKGSRASVKEQEYLCHVYVRNDSLAGVVIADSEYPSRVAFTLLEKVLDEFSKQVDRIDWPVGSPDTIQFAGLDGHLSRYQNPREADPMTKVQAELDETKIILHNTMESLLERGERLDDLVSKSEVLGIQSKAFYKTARKQNSCCAIM encoded by the exons ATGAGGCTGTACAGCCTCAGCGTCCTGTACAAAGGCGATGCCAAGGCGGTGCTCCTCAAAGCGGCGTACGACGTGTCCTCCTTCAGCTTCTTCCAGAGGTCCAG CGTTCAGGAATTCATGACCTTCACAAGTCAGCTGATTGTGGAGCGCTCCTCGAAAGGCAGCAGAGCTTCTGTCAAGGAACAAG AATATCTGTGCCATGTCTACGTGAGAAACGACAGTCTGGCGGGAGTGGTCATTGCTGACAGTGAATACCCATCCCGGGTGGCGTTTACCTTGCTGGAGAAG GTACTGGACGAATTCTCCAAGCAGGTCGACAGGATAGACTGGCCAGTTGGATCCCCCGATACCATCCAGTTCGCAGGCCTGGACGGTCACCTCAGTAGATACCAG AACCCCCGAGAAGCTGACCCCATGACTAAAGTGCAGGCTGAACTAGATGAGACCAAAATCATCCTG CACAACACCATGGAGTCTTTGTTAGAGCGAGGCGAGAGGCTAGATGACCTGGTGTCCAAATCCGAAGTGCTGGGAATACAGTCTAAAGCCTTCTACAAGACG GCCCGGAAGCAAAACTCGTGCTGTGCGATCATGTGA
- the YKT6 gene encoding synaptobrevin homolog YKT6 isoform X2 has translation MTFTSQLIVERSSKGSRASVKEQEYLCHVYVRNDSLAGVVIADSEYPSRVAFTLLEKVLDEFSKQVDRIDWPVGSPDTIQFAGLDGHLSRYQNPREADPMTKVQAELDETKIILHNTMESLLERGERLDDLVSKSEVLGIQSKAFYKTARKQNSCCAIM, from the exons ATGACCTTCACAAGTCAGCTGATTGTGGAGCGCTCCTCGAAAGGCAGCAGAGCTTCTGTCAAGGAACAAG AATATCTGTGCCATGTCTACGTGAGAAACGACAGTCTGGCGGGAGTGGTCATTGCTGACAGTGAATACCCATCCCGGGTGGCGTTTACCTTGCTGGAGAAG GTACTGGACGAATTCTCCAAGCAGGTCGACAGGATAGACTGGCCAGTTGGATCCCCCGATACCATCCAGTTCGCAGGCCTGGACGGTCACCTCAGTAGATACCAG AACCCCCGAGAAGCTGACCCCATGACTAAAGTGCAGGCTGAACTAGATGAGACCAAAATCATCCTG CACAACACCATGGAGTCTTTGTTAGAGCGAGGCGAGAGGCTAGATGACCTGGTGTCCAAATCCGAAGTGCTGGGAATACAGTCTAAAGCCTTCTACAAGACG GCCCGGAAGCAAAACTCGTGCTGTGCGATCATGTGA